The genome window CCTCTATTTCCGCTCTTTTTTGTTCCAGCTTCGTTTCCGCGCGTTTTCTTTCCGCAACTTCTCCCTGCAGCGCATCATTGGAGCGTTGCAGCACATGATTGAGCGAAAAGAGTTCCTGCGTCCGGATATCGACTTGCACTTCCAGACCGTCGCGCGCTTGTTGCAGCGCGTCTCTGTCCTTTTTCTGCTGCCAGAGGCCCCTCAACAGCGGCATGATGAACAAAATGATGATCAGGCTGCTGCCGCTAGCCGCAAGATAATAGCTCTGGCTGCGTTTGTTCAGATCGGCAAACACTGCCGCTTCTGAAACGCCGACACTGACGACGAGCGGATAGTCCTGTAAGGTTCGATAACTGTAGACCCGTTTTGTGCCATCAACCGCGCTGTTCGAAATATAGTGGCCTTCGCTTTTCTCTTTCAAGGCTTCCATCAGCGGCGCGCCGTTCAGATCCTGGCCGATTTCCGCATTGTCGCCGGAGCGCCGGGCCCGGATGATGCCGTCCGTGCCAACAAGTGCAATCGATGAATCCGGCCCCAAGTCAAGTCGTTTGTAAAATTCAGTGAAGTAAAACGGATCGACCGACACGACGACAACGCCGCCGAAGGAGCCGTCCGCCTTATTGATCCTGCGCGTCATCTGAATCGACCATTTGCCGGAGGAACGTCCCAAAACCGGTTTACTGATGAACAGCTTGTCGCTGTCCGAATTCAAATGGACTTTGAAATGTTCACGGTCTTTCAACGATGATGGGACGAAGGGTTCTTGGCTGCTGACACGCAGCTCGCCGCGTGCATCAATGATGCCAAGCAAAACGAAGGGCTGATCGGTCAGACGGCCTTCTTTGATGTAACCAGGTATGCCGATCCACTCATTGCTTTTTTCATATTCATATTTTAAGAATAAGACCGTCTGATCGACGCTCTTGATCGTACGCAGCGTGTGCTCTTCGAAGGAACGGGCAAAGTTCCCTGTCTCGCGTACGGCATTATTGATTGCAATCGTCCTCTCGTCTTCAAGTTTTAAGTATACTCCGCCCCAGATGACGCAAAGTA of Azotosporobacter soli contains these proteins:
- a CDS encoding ATP-binding protein, which codes for MEKPISFRAIVVGVILFGLFLLCVIWGGVYLKLEDERTIAINNAVRETGNFARSFEEHTLRTIKSVDQTVLFLKYEYEKSNEWIGIPGYIKEGRLTDQPFVLLGIIDARGELRVSSQEPFVPSSLKDREHFKVHLNSDSDKLFISKPVLGRSSGKWSIQMTRRINKADGSFGGVVVVSVDPFYFTEFYKRLDLGPDSSIALVGTDGIIRARRSGDNAEIGQDLNGAPLMEALKEKSEGHYISNSAVDGTKRVYSYRTLQDYPLVVSVGVSEAAVFADLNKRSQSYYLAASGSSLIIILFIMPLLRGLWQQKKDRDALQQARDGLEVQVDIRTQELFSLNHVLQRSNDALQGEVAERKRAETKLEQKRAEIEAAYAELKNMQSQIVQQEKMASIGQLAAGVAHEINNPMGYIISNLGMLQSYTEKLNAFLAVQDEFKAALLQLPKEHVQCQQCQERIAALTAELEQARTRLEIDYLLADTQDLLKETLDGADRVKKIVQDLKSFARFDDVRKISNVNEGIESTVNIIWNELKYKAAVEKDLGVIPDINCNLGQLNQVFMNLLLNAVQAIEGSGRIAIRSWQEGKFIFISVSDTGKGIEPEAINRIFEPFYTTKEIGEGTGLGLSVSYDIVKKHGGEISVASELGQGTTFTIKLPISDLNG